The genomic DNA GATCCGGCTTTTCCACGACAGAACTCGTATCAAGGGATCTTTTTTGGATTTCCTGCGATGAACATACTGGATAAAAGTCTCACGGCTGGGCCAGAAACCATATTGCATGATACCAATCCTGACCATATCCATCCTGGTTTGGGGATAACTTACAGAAGCGGCTGAACAGGCAGTATGTCGAATTTTAGGATTAATTCCCTGATTTTTGAGCCATTGATATGTCTGGTTGAATATCTTTAGTTGCTTTTTGATCCTGACATGATTGGCAATGCTTTCCGCACCGGCAAAGTGCGTGCATAAACCCATCACATCAATATGACTGCTATAAGCAGAATATAGTTTTACAAGGCGTTCGAGGCCAGCTTTATCCAAACCTGTCCGGTTCATTCCTGTTTCTATCTCAATATGAATTTTGGCCCTCTTTCCGGTTGACCGGGCAATACGTATTGCATTGAGCAATCTTTCCACATCGAAGACATAAAATTCAATTCCATTTTCTATAACCCACGTTAAATCTTCTTCCGGGATAAATCCCATAATACAGATATCGGAATTACCGTGTGTTATTTCCCATACACGAAAGGCTTCATCGGAACTAAATACGGAAAAATGATCCACTCCGCACTTTAAAGCAATAGGCACAAAATAATCAATTCCATGACCATATGCATCGGATTTGACAACAGAGGATATTCTTACATTTCTTCCGACCAGTTGACGCAAAAAGGAAAAATT from Bacteroidota bacterium includes the following:
- the alr gene encoding alanine racemase, with amino-acid sequence MLSPSYIELDTAALENNFSFLRQLVGRNVRISSVVKSDAYGHGIDYFVPIALKCGVDHFSVFSSDEAFRVWEITHGNSDICIMGFIPEEDLTWVIENGIEFYVFDVERLLNAIRIARSTGKRAKIHIEIETGMNRTGLDKAGLERLVKLYSAYSSHIDVMGLCTHFAGAESIANHVRIKKQLKIFNQTYQWLKNQGINPKIRHTACSAASVSYPQTRMDMVRIGIMQYGFWPSRETFIQYVHRRKSKKDPLIRVLSWKSRIMSIKDVREGEFISYGTSYLAQEDKRIAVIPVGYYHGYTRSLSNQGRVLIKGHQAPVIGLVNMNMLVADINGMDGVKPGDEVVLIGRQGDRTISVSSFSEFSDLLNYELLTRLPSNIRRVVR